A single window of Pyxicephalus adspersus chromosome 10, UCB_Pads_2.0, whole genome shotgun sequence DNA harbors:
- the ACTR1A gene encoding alpha-centractin isoform X2: MAGALEGDLFIGPKAEEHRGLLSIRYPMEHGIVKDWNDMERIWQYVYSKDQLQTFSEEHPVLLTEAPLNPRKNRERAAEVFFETFNVPALFISMQAVLSLYATGRTTGVVLDSGDGVTHAVPIYEGFAMPHSIMRIDIAGRDVSRFLRLYLRKEGYDFHTSAEFEIVKTIKERACYLSINPQKDETLETEKAQYYLPDGSTIEIGPARFRAPELLFRPDLIGEECEGIHEVLVFAIQKSDMDLRRTLFSNIVLSGGSTLFKGFGDRLLSEVKKLAPKDVKIRISAPQERLYSTWIGGSILASLDTFKKMWVSKKEYEEDGPRAIHRKTF; encoded by the exons ATGGCTGGTGCCTTGGAAGGAGATCTATTTATTGGACCAAAGGCAGAG GAACACAGAGGCTTACTATCTATCCGATACCCCATGGAACATGGCATTGTAAAGGACTGGAATGACATGGAACGCATTTGGCAGTATGTCTATTCAAAAGATCAGCTTCAGACTTTTTCTGAAGAG CATCCAGTCTTGCTAACAGAAGCACCATTGAACCCCCGAAAAAATCGTGAACGAGCGGCAGAAGTTTTCTTTGAGACCTTTAATGTTCCAGCTTTGTTCATCTCCATGCAAGCTGTGCTCAGTCT CTATGCCACAGGAAGAACAACAGGTGTCGTTCTGGACTCTGGAGATGGAGTAACACACGCAGTACCCATTTATGAAGGCTTTGCCATGCCTCACTCCATCATGAGGATTGACATTGCAGGCCGAGATGTCTCTCGCTTCCTTCGACTTTATCTGCGAAAGGAGGGTTATGACTTCCATACCTCAGCTGAGTTTGAAATAGTCAAAACTATCAAAGAG CGTGCATGCTACCTGTCCATAAATCCACAAAAGGATGAGACACTGGAAACAGAGAAGGCTCAGTATTACTTGCCTGATGGAAGCACCATTGAG ATTGGCCCAGCCCGCTTCCGGGCGCCCGAGCTGCTGTTCCGACCAGATCTTATTGGAGAGGAGTGTGAAGGAATCCATGAGGTGTTAGTATTTGCCATTCAGAAGTCAGACATGGACCTAAGGCGGACCTTGTTCTCCAACATAGTGCTCTCAGGAGGATCCACCTTATTTAAAG GTTTTGGAGACCGACTTTTGAGTGAAGTAAAAAAATTAGCACCAAAAGATGTAAAGATAAGG ATATCTGCACCTCAAGAACGATTATATTCTACATGGATTGG TGGATCTATTTTGGCTTCGTTGGACACCTTCAAGAAAATGTGGGTCTCCAAGAAGGAATATGAAGAAGACGGGCCCAGAGCTATCCACAGGAAAA
- the ACTR1A gene encoding alpha-centractin isoform X1: MESYDVIANQPVVIDNGSGVIKAGFAGDQIPKYCFPNYVGRPKHIRVMAGALEGDLFIGPKAEEHRGLLSIRYPMEHGIVKDWNDMERIWQYVYSKDQLQTFSEEHPVLLTEAPLNPRKNRERAAEVFFETFNVPALFISMQAVLSLYATGRTTGVVLDSGDGVTHAVPIYEGFAMPHSIMRIDIAGRDVSRFLRLYLRKEGYDFHTSAEFEIVKTIKERACYLSINPQKDETLETEKAQYYLPDGSTIEIGPARFRAPELLFRPDLIGEECEGIHEVLVFAIQKSDMDLRRTLFSNIVLSGGSTLFKGFGDRLLSEVKKLAPKDVKIRISAPQERLYSTWIGGSILASLDTFKKMWVSKKEYEEDGPRAIHRKTF, translated from the exons ggcTCTGGAGTCATTAAAGCTGGCTTTGCTGGTGATCAGATCCCAAAGTATTGCTTTCCTAACTA TGTGGGGCGGCCAAAGCATATTCGAGTCATGGCTGGTGCCTTGGAAGGAGATCTATTTATTGGACCAAAGGCAGAG GAACACAGAGGCTTACTATCTATCCGATACCCCATGGAACATGGCATTGTAAAGGACTGGAATGACATGGAACGCATTTGGCAGTATGTCTATTCAAAAGATCAGCTTCAGACTTTTTCTGAAGAG CATCCAGTCTTGCTAACAGAAGCACCATTGAACCCCCGAAAAAATCGTGAACGAGCGGCAGAAGTTTTCTTTGAGACCTTTAATGTTCCAGCTTTGTTCATCTCCATGCAAGCTGTGCTCAGTCT CTATGCCACAGGAAGAACAACAGGTGTCGTTCTGGACTCTGGAGATGGAGTAACACACGCAGTACCCATTTATGAAGGCTTTGCCATGCCTCACTCCATCATGAGGATTGACATTGCAGGCCGAGATGTCTCTCGCTTCCTTCGACTTTATCTGCGAAAGGAGGGTTATGACTTCCATACCTCAGCTGAGTTTGAAATAGTCAAAACTATCAAAGAG CGTGCATGCTACCTGTCCATAAATCCACAAAAGGATGAGACACTGGAAACAGAGAAGGCTCAGTATTACTTGCCTGATGGAAGCACCATTGAG ATTGGCCCAGCCCGCTTCCGGGCGCCCGAGCTGCTGTTCCGACCAGATCTTATTGGAGAGGAGTGTGAAGGAATCCATGAGGTGTTAGTATTTGCCATTCAGAAGTCAGACATGGACCTAAGGCGGACCTTGTTCTCCAACATAGTGCTCTCAGGAGGATCCACCTTATTTAAAG GTTTTGGAGACCGACTTTTGAGTGAAGTAAAAAAATTAGCACCAAAAGATGTAAAGATAAGG ATATCTGCACCTCAAGAACGATTATATTCTACATGGATTGG TGGATCTATTTTGGCTTCGTTGGACACCTTCAAGAAAATGTGGGTCTCCAAGAAGGAATATGAAGAAGACGGGCCCAGAGCTATCCACAGGAAAA